A single Streptomyces sannanensis DNA region contains:
- a CDS encoding carbon-nitrogen family hydrolase, producing MRASLIQIGVNPDESIEARRLRAASLVREQRGADLVVLPELWPVGAFAYESFATEAESLDGPTYEAMSKAAADAGVWLHAGSIVERDPDGPLYNTSLVFSPDGELARTYRKIHRFGFDQGEAVMMGAGEELVTVRLPEATLGLATCYDLRFPELFRGLVDAGATVLVIPAGWPARRREHWTLLARARAVENQSYVLACGTAGTHAGVEQAGHSIVVDPWGEVLAVAGPAEETLTVDLDPAKVTETREQFPALKDRRLGLPAPGNRR from the coding sequence GTGCGCGCCTCGCTCATCCAGATCGGTGTGAACCCGGACGAATCAATCGAAGCCCGCCGTCTGCGCGCCGCTTCCCTCGTGCGCGAACAGCGCGGCGCGGATCTCGTCGTCCTCCCCGAGCTGTGGCCCGTCGGGGCCTTCGCCTACGAATCGTTCGCGACCGAGGCCGAGTCGCTGGACGGGCCCACCTACGAGGCCATGTCCAAGGCCGCCGCCGACGCCGGGGTCTGGCTGCACGCCGGCTCCATCGTCGAGCGAGACCCCGACGGCCCCCTCTACAACACCTCCCTCGTCTTCTCGCCCGACGGCGAACTCGCCCGTACGTACCGGAAGATCCACCGCTTCGGCTTCGACCAGGGCGAGGCCGTGATGATGGGCGCCGGCGAGGAACTCGTCACCGTCCGGCTCCCCGAGGCCACGCTGGGCCTCGCCACCTGCTACGACCTGCGCTTCCCCGAGCTCTTCCGCGGCCTGGTCGACGCCGGCGCCACGGTCCTCGTCATCCCGGCCGGCTGGCCTGCCCGCCGCCGGGAGCACTGGACCCTGCTCGCCCGCGCGCGTGCGGTGGAGAACCAGTCCTACGTCCTCGCCTGCGGCACCGCCGGCACCCATGCCGGCGTCGAGCAGGCCGGCCACAGCATCGTCGTCGACCCCTGGGGCGAGGTCCTCGCCGTGGCGGGCCCGGCGGAGGAGACCCTCACCGTCGACCTGGACCCGGCGAAGGTCACCGAAACACGCGAACAGTTCCCGGCCCTGAAGGACCGCCGTCTCGGCCTGCCCGCCCCCGGGAACCGCCGCTAG
- a CDS encoding pirin family protein: protein MPAVTVENPLTLPRVTAPEGAVPRPVLAVTTAPSGFEGEGFPVRRAFAGINYKYLDPFIMMDQMGEVEYQPGEPKGTPWHPHRGFETVTYLIDGTFVHQDSNGGGGTIKNGDTQWMTAGSGLLHIEAPPEELVVSGGLFHGLQLWVNLPAADKMMDPRYQDIRGGQVQLLTSPDGGALIRVIAGELDGHEGPGITHTPITMIHATLRPGAQITLPWREDFNGLAYVLAGRGSVGTDRRPVHMGQTAVFGAGSSLTVRADEKQDSNAPDLEVVLLGGRPIREPMAHYGPFVMNTQAELLQAFEDFQKGRLGTIPAVHGMSEGR from the coding sequence ATGCCAGCCGTGACCGTCGAGAACCCGCTGACCCTGCCGCGCGTCACCGCGCCCGAGGGGGCCGTCCCCCGCCCCGTGCTCGCCGTGACCACGGCGCCGAGCGGATTCGAGGGGGAGGGATTCCCCGTGCGCCGCGCGTTCGCCGGGATCAACTACAAGTACCTCGACCCGTTCATCATGATGGACCAGATGGGCGAGGTGGAGTATCAGCCTGGGGAGCCGAAAGGGACCCCCTGGCATCCGCACCGGGGCTTCGAGACCGTGACGTACCTGATCGACGGAACCTTCGTCCACCAGGACAGTAACGGGGGCGGCGGCACCATCAAGAACGGTGACACCCAGTGGATGACCGCCGGCTCCGGCCTCCTCCACATCGAGGCCCCGCCGGAGGAGCTCGTCGTGTCCGGCGGTCTCTTCCACGGACTGCAGCTCTGGGTGAACCTGCCCGCCGCGGACAAGATGATGGACCCGCGTTACCAGGACATCCGCGGTGGCCAGGTCCAGCTGCTCACCTCGCCGGACGGCGGCGCGCTCATCCGCGTCATCGCCGGTGAGCTGGACGGCCACGAGGGCCCCGGCATCACCCACACGCCCATCACGATGATCCACGCCACGCTCCGTCCCGGCGCGCAGATCACCCTGCCCTGGCGCGAGGACTTCAACGGCCTCGCGTACGTCCTGGCCGGCCGGGGCTCGGTCGGCACGGACCGGCGGCCCGTCCACATGGGCCAGACCGCGGTCTTCGGCGCCGGGTCCTCGCTGACCGTCCGCGCGGACGAGAAGCAGGACTCGAACGCTCCGGACCTGGAGGTCGTACTCCTGGGAGGCCGGCCCATCCGTGAGCCGATGGCCCACTACGGCCCGTTCGTGATGAACACTCAGGCCGAGCTGCTGCAGGCCTTCGAGGACTTCCAGAAGGGCCGGCTGGGCACGATCCCGGCGGTCCACGGGATGTCCGAGGGGCGGTAA
- a CDS encoding SseB family protein → MYGYDQNPGAQQQYAPPQQPMPGAGYAGQPLYPEPSPPSLADAVRAFTTGSMAPEDFQQIFATSKVYCPRGDNPGFLALHNTQQPVIPMFTSLKELRRYAGKESKYFVITGAEVIDLLPTGYGFVLDMEGDHRMVFDAKAVEEMVDYAMRRMYG, encoded by the coding sequence ATGTACGGCTACGACCAGAACCCGGGTGCCCAGCAGCAGTACGCCCCGCCGCAGCAGCCCATGCCCGGTGCCGGGTATGCCGGGCAGCCGCTCTACCCCGAGCCGTCACCGCCGTCGCTCGCCGACGCGGTGCGGGCCTTCACGACCGGGTCGATGGCCCCGGAGGACTTCCAGCAGATCTTCGCCACGTCGAAGGTGTACTGCCCGCGCGGCGACAACCCCGGCTTCCTGGCGCTGCACAACACCCAGCAGCCGGTGATCCCGATGTTCACCTCGCTGAAGGAGCTGCGCCGGTACGCCGGCAAGGAGTCCAAGTACTTCGTGATCACCGGCGCCGAGGTGATCGACCTGCTGCCCACCGGCTACGGCTTCGTCCTCGACATGGAGGGCGACCACCGGATGGTGTTCGACGCCAAGGCGGTCGAGGAGATGGTCGACTACGCGATGCGCCGCATGTACGGCTAG
- a CDS encoding acyl-CoA dehydrogenase encodes MGHYKSNLRDIEFNLFEVLGRDKLYGTGPFAEMDVETAKSILEELARLAENELAESFSDADRNPPVFDPETNTAPVPASFKKSYQAFMDSEYWRLGLPEEIGGTTSPRSLVWSYAELLLGANPAIWMYSSGPAFAGVLFEEGNEAQKKVAQIAVEKQWGSTMVLTEPDAGSDVGAGRTKAVQQEDGSWHIEGVKRFITSGEHDMAENILHYVLARPEGAGPGTKGLSLFLVPKYHFDWETGELGERNGVYATNVEHKMGLKASNTCEMTFGDRHPAKGWLIGDKHDGIRQMFMIIEFARMMVGTKAIATLSTGYLNALEYAKERVQGPDLANFMDKTAPKVTITHHPDVRRSLMTQKAYAEGMRSLVLYTASVQDEIAFKEAAGEDAKSLHGLNDLLLPIVKGYGSEKSYEQLAQSLQTFGGSGYLQEYPIEQYIRDAKIDTLYEGTTAIQGQDFFFRKIVRNQGASLNLLAEEIKKFLATEAGGEELTAARDALAKAAVDLEAIVGAMITDLTATGEDVKNIYKVGQNTTRLLMASGDVVVAYLLLRGAAVAAEKLPDASAKDVAFYQGKMAAAKFFASQVLPGVSVQRALAETVDNSLMELDESAF; translated from the coding sequence ATGGGGCACTACAAGTCGAATCTCCGCGACATCGAGTTCAACCTCTTCGAGGTCCTCGGGCGCGACAAGCTGTACGGCACCGGCCCGTTCGCGGAGATGGACGTCGAGACCGCCAAGAGCATCCTCGAGGAGCTCGCCCGCCTCGCGGAGAACGAACTGGCGGAGTCCTTCTCGGACGCCGACCGCAACCCGCCGGTCTTCGACCCCGAGACCAACACCGCTCCCGTGCCCGCGTCGTTCAAGAAGAGCTACCAGGCCTTCATGGACTCCGAGTACTGGCGCCTGGGCCTGCCCGAGGAGATCGGCGGCACCACCTCCCCGCGCTCGCTGGTCTGGTCGTACGCGGAGCTGCTGCTCGGCGCGAACCCGGCGATCTGGATGTACTCCTCCGGCCCGGCGTTCGCCGGCGTCCTCTTCGAGGAGGGCAACGAGGCGCAGAAGAAGGTCGCGCAGATCGCCGTCGAGAAGCAGTGGGGCTCCACCATGGTCCTCACCGAGCCGGACGCCGGCTCGGACGTGGGCGCCGGCCGCACCAAGGCCGTCCAGCAGGAGGACGGCTCCTGGCACATCGAGGGCGTGAAGCGCTTCATCACGTCCGGTGAGCACGACATGGCGGAGAACATCCTCCACTACGTCCTCGCCCGCCCCGAAGGTGCCGGTCCGGGCACCAAGGGCCTGTCCCTCTTCCTCGTGCCGAAGTACCACTTCGACTGGGAGACCGGCGAGCTGGGCGAGCGCAACGGCGTCTACGCCACCAACGTCGAGCACAAGATGGGCCTCAAGGCCTCCAACACCTGCGAGATGACCTTCGGCGACAGGCACCCCGCCAAGGGCTGGCTGATCGGCGACAAGCACGACGGCATCCGCCAGATGTTCATGATCATCGAGTTCGCCCGGATGATGGTCGGCACGAAGGCCATCGCCACCCTGTCGACGGGCTACCTCAACGCGCTGGAGTACGCCAAGGAGCGCGTCCAGGGTCCGGACCTGGCGAACTTCATGGACAAGACCGCGCCCAAGGTCACCATCACGCACCACCCGGACGTGCGCCGCTCGCTGATGACGCAGAAGGCGTACGCGGAGGGCATGCGCTCCCTCGTCCTCTACACGGCGTCCGTCCAGGACGAGATCGCCTTCAAGGAGGCGGCGGGCGAGGACGCCAAGTCCCTGCACGGCCTCAACGACCTGCTCCTGCCGATCGTGAAGGGCTACGGCTCCGAGAAGTCCTACGAGCAGCTGGCCCAGTCCCTGCAGACCTTCGGCGGCTCCGGCTACCTGCAGGAGTACCCGATCGAGCAGTACATCCGGGACGCCAAGATCGACACCCTCTACGAGGGCACCACCGCCATCCAGGGCCAGGACTTCTTCTTCCGGAAGATCGTCCGCAACCAGGGCGCGTCCCTGAACCTCCTCGCCGAGGAGATCAAGAAGTTCCTTGCCACCGAGGCCGGCGGCGAGGAGCTGACCGCCGCCCGCGACGCGCTCGCCAAGGCGGCCGTCGACCTGGAGGCGATCGTCGGCGCGATGATCACCGACCTCACCGCCACCGGCGAGGACGTCAAGAACATCTACAAGGTCGGCCAGAACACCACCCGCCTGCTGATGGCCTCCGGTGATGTCGTCGTCGCCTACCTGCTGCTGCGCGGCGCGGCCGTGGCCGCCGAGAAGCTTCCCGACGCCTCCGCCAAGGATGTCGCCTTCTACCAGGGCAAGATGGCGGCCGCGAAGTTCTTCGCCTCCCAGGTCCTGCCGGGCGTCTCCGTGCAGCGCGCGCTCGCCGAGACCGTCGACAACTCCCTGATGGAGCTGGACGAGTCCGCCTTCTGA
- a CDS encoding LURP-one-related/scramblase family protein yields MKYLVRDKIFAIGDDYWIDDEHGRHAYLVDGKALRLRDTLELKDPEGRVLITIREKWFGLRDAMNIERDDQQLAVVRRKRMSLLRNHYRVTLADGTELDVSGRILDREFAVEYEGELLAHISRRWLTVRDTYAVDVVREDADPALLIAVAVCVIRMAEKER; encoded by the coding sequence ATGAAATACCTCGTAAGGGACAAAATCTTCGCCATCGGCGACGACTACTGGATCGACGACGAGCACGGGCGGCACGCCTACCTCGTCGACGGCAAGGCGCTCCGGCTGCGGGACACGCTGGAGCTGAAGGATCCCGAGGGGCGGGTGCTGATCACGATCCGGGAGAAGTGGTTCGGCCTGCGCGACGCGATGAACATCGAGCGGGACGACCAGCAGCTCGCCGTGGTGCGGCGCAAGCGGATGTCGCTGCTGCGCAACCACTACCGCGTGACCCTGGCCGACGGCACCGAACTGGACGTCAGCGGGCGCATTCTCGACCGGGAGTTCGCGGTCGAGTACGAGGGGGAGCTGCTGGCCCACATCTCGCGCAGGTGGCTGACGGTGCGGGACACCTACGCGGTGGACGTCGTACGCGAGGACGCGGACCCGGCCCTGCTGATCGCGGTCGCCGTGTGCGTGATCCGGATGGCGGAGAAGGAACGGTGA
- a CDS encoding AI-2E family transporter produces MQTQKPLLPDAVRRLAAWCVVVLLVAGVTALGVWLCGTFRTVVTPVLLAILGTALLGPLYRRMVAMRVQPSLAAGLTCVAVIAVVGGAMYIVVSALVHSGDQILASLRQVSEGISEHFGPAGTSLRDVARNAKGLLSKFGATAASGVISGISVVAQMIATAVLALLLIFFFLRDSHRVAGALRSMAPRGAGDTVEAMARRAFEAVEGFMRGTTFIALIDAVLITIGLLVLRVPGAVGLGALVFVGAYIPYLGAFLSGAVAILVALADRGWVIALWALGVVIAVQLFEGHVLQPMIQSRTVQMHPAVVLLALTAGASVAGILGMLLAVPVTAAAFGVMSEIRSRYVRDAGAGS; encoded by the coding sequence GTGCAGACGCAGAAGCCGCTCCTACCCGACGCCGTGCGGCGTCTTGCCGCGTGGTGTGTCGTGGTGCTGCTCGTCGCGGGCGTGACAGCGCTCGGGGTATGGCTGTGCGGCACGTTCAGGACGGTGGTGACCCCGGTCCTGCTGGCCATCCTGGGGACCGCGCTGCTCGGGCCCCTCTACCGGCGCATGGTCGCCATGCGCGTGCAGCCTTCCCTCGCCGCCGGCCTGACCTGCGTCGCGGTCATCGCGGTCGTCGGCGGGGCGATGTACATCGTGGTCAGCGCGCTCGTGCACAGCGGGGACCAGATCCTGGCGTCGCTCCGCCAGGTCTCCGAGGGGATCTCGGAGCATTTCGGTCCGGCCGGCACCTCCCTGCGCGATGTGGCGCGCAATGCGAAGGGCCTGTTGTCCAAGTTCGGGGCGACCGCCGCGTCCGGGGTGATCTCGGGCATCAGTGTCGTGGCCCAGATGATCGCCACCGCCGTGCTGGCGCTGCTGCTGATCTTTTTCTTTCTGCGGGATTCGCACAGGGTCGCGGGGGCGCTCAGGTCGATGGCGCCGCGCGGGGCGGGGGACACCGTCGAGGCCATGGCCCGGCGGGCCTTCGAGGCCGTCGAGGGCTTCATGCGGGGGACGACGTTCATCGCGCTGATCGACGCGGTGCTGATCACCATCGGGCTGCTGGTCCTGCGGGTGCCGGGGGCGGTGGGCCTGGGCGCCCTGGTGTTCGTGGGGGCGTACATCCCCTATCTGGGCGCGTTCCTCTCCGGGGCAGTGGCGATTCTTGTCGCGCTCGCCGACCGGGGGTGGGTGATCGCGCTGTGGGCGCTGGGGGTGGTCATCGCCGTGCAGCTGTTCGAGGGGCATGTGCTGCAGCCGATGATCCAGAGCCGTACGGTCCAGATGCACCCGGCGGTGGTGCTGCTGGCGCTCACCGCCGGGGCGAGTGTGGCCGGGATTCTGGGGATGCTGCTGGCGGTGCCGGTGACGGCGGCTGCCTTCGGGGTGATGTCGGAGATCAGGTCGCGTTACGTCAGGGACGCCGGCGCCGGTTCGTAG
- a CDS encoding NHL domain-containing thioredoxin family protein — translation MNDAAHTSRRARVRAPELIGKGGWINTGGKDLTLADLRGKCVVVDFWTFCCVNCLHVLDELRELEEKHRDTVVIIGVHSPKFVHEADHQAVVDAVERYDVEHPVLDDPELATWKQYAVRAWPTLVVIDPEGYVVAQHAGEGHAHAIERLVEELEAEHEAKGTLRRGDGPYVAPEPVATHLRFPGKALALDGGGFLISDTTRHQLVELAEDGETVVRRIGTGERGFTDSPAAFNEPQGPALLPDGKVIVADTVNHALRTYDPATGEVATVAGTGRQWWRGSPTSGPAREVDLSSPWDVAWFAGRVWIAMAGVHQLWTYDPEAGTVQVAAGTTNEGLVDGPAAEAWFAQPSGLAATEERLWLADSETSALRYVERDGDGFAVRTAVGTGLFDFGHRDGAAEQALFQHPLGVTALPDGSVAVSDTYNHALRRYDPATGEVTTLATDLREPSDAVLAGDDIVVVESARHRLTRLRLPEEAVRVEAVAHRTQRAATEVAPGTLRLDVVFQAPDGQKLDTRYGPSTRLLVSSTPPELLTAGEGAGTDLSRELTLNPDVTEGVLHVSAMAASCDDTESDSGSAAGANEYPACHVHQQDWGVPVRVTTDGVPRLPLVLAGMDQ, via the coding sequence ATGAACGATGCCGCGCACACATCCCGTCGCGCCCGAGTCCGTGCCCCCGAGTTGATCGGCAAGGGCGGATGGATCAACACCGGCGGGAAGGATCTGACCCTCGCCGACCTGCGAGGTAAGTGCGTTGTTGTCGATTTCTGGACATTTTGTTGTGTGAATTGTCTGCATGTCCTTGACGAGCTGCGCGAGCTGGAGGAGAAGCACCGCGACACCGTGGTGATCATCGGTGTGCACTCGCCGAAGTTCGTGCACGAGGCCGATCACCAGGCCGTCGTGGACGCCGTCGAGCGCTACGACGTCGAGCACCCGGTGCTCGACGACCCCGAGCTGGCGACCTGGAAGCAGTACGCCGTGCGGGCCTGGCCGACGCTCGTCGTGATCGACCCCGAGGGGTATGTGGTCGCGCAGCACGCCGGTGAGGGGCATGCGCACGCCATTGAACGGCTTGTGGAGGAGCTGGAGGCGGAGCACGAGGCCAAGGGGACGCTGCGGCGCGGGGACGGGCCCTACGTCGCGCCGGAGCCGGTGGCGACGCATCTGCGGTTCCCCGGGAAGGCGCTCGCGCTGGACGGGGGCGGGTTCCTGATCAGCGACACGACCCGGCACCAGCTGGTGGAGCTGGCGGAGGACGGCGAGACGGTCGTACGGCGCATCGGCACCGGGGAGCGTGGGTTCACGGACAGTCCGGCCGCCTTCAACGAGCCGCAGGGGCCGGCGCTGCTGCCGGACGGCAAGGTGATCGTCGCCGACACCGTCAATCACGCGCTGCGGACGTACGACCCGGCTACCGGCGAGGTCGCGACCGTCGCCGGGACCGGCCGCCAGTGGTGGCGGGGGTCGCCGACGTCCGGGCCCGCCCGTGAGGTGGACCTGTCCTCGCCGTGGGACGTGGCCTGGTTCGCCGGCAGGGTGTGGATCGCCATGGCCGGTGTCCACCAGCTGTGGACGTACGACCCGGAGGCCGGGACGGTTCAGGTCGCGGCCGGTACGACCAACGAGGGCCTGGTCGACGGGCCCGCCGCCGAGGCATGGTTCGCCCAGCCGTCCGGGCTGGCGGCGACGGAGGAGCGGCTGTGGCTCGCCGACTCGGAGACCTCCGCGCTGCGCTATGTGGAGCGGGACGGCGACGGCTTCGCCGTCCGTACGGCCGTCGGCACCGGGCTGTTCGACTTCGGCCACCGGGACGGGGCCGCGGAACAGGCGCTGTTCCAGCACCCGTTGGGGGTGACCGCGCTGCCTGACGGGTCGGTGGCGGTCAGCGACACGTACAACCACGCCCTGCGCCGCTACGACCCGGCGACGGGTGAGGTGACCACGCTCGCCACCGACCTGCGGGAGCCGAGCGACGCCGTTCTTGCCGGTGACGACATCGTGGTCGTCGAGTCGGCCCGGCACCGGCTGACCCGGCTGCGGCTGCCCGAGGAGGCCGTACGGGTCGAGGCGGTCGCCCACCGCACCCAGCGCGCCGCCACCGAGGTGGCACCGGGGACGCTGCGGCTGGACGTCGTGTTCCAGGCCCCGGACGGGCAGAAGCTGGACACCCGCTACGGCCCGTCCACCCGCCTGCTGGTCTCCTCCACCCCGCCCGAGCTGCTCACGGCGGGCGAGGGTGCGGGTACGGACCTGAGCCGCGAGCTGACCCTCAACCCGGACGTCACCGAGGGCGTGCTGCACGTCTCCGCGATGGCCGCGTCCTGCGACGACACTGAGTCCGACAGCGGCTCCGCCGCGGGGGCCAACGAGTACCCGGCCTGCCACGTCCACCAGCAGGACTGGGGCGTCCCGGTCCGCGTGACCACGGACGGGGTGCCCCGGCTGCCGCTGGTGCTGGCGGGGATGGATCAGTAG
- a CDS encoding M18 family aminopeptidase, with product MSSAPSRFDRGHTDDLMSFLAASPSPYHAVANAAARLEKAGFRQLAETDAWDGTTGGKYVIRGGALIAWYVPEGASAHTPFRIVGAHTDSPNLRVKPLPDTGAHGWRQIAVEIYGGTLLNTWLDRDLGLSGRITLRDGSDHLVNVDRPLMRVPQLAVHLDRSVNTDGLKLDKQKHMQPVWGLSNEVQEGDLIRFVADEAGVDAEDVAGWDLMVHSVEAPAYLGRDQELLAGPRMDNLLSVHAGVAALAAVTTSGSLPYIPVLAAFDHEENGSEADTGAQGPLLGNVLERSVFARGGTYEDKARAFAGTICLSSDTGHAVHPNYAERHDPTHHPRVNGGPILKVNVNQRYATDGSGRAVFAAACEKAGVPWQSFVSNNAMPCGTTIGPITAARHGIRTVDIGVAILSMHSARELCGDQDPYLLANALAAFLEG from the coding sequence ATGAGCAGCGCACCCTCCCGCTTCGACCGCGGCCACACCGACGACCTGATGTCCTTCCTCGCGGCGAGCCCCTCGCCGTACCACGCCGTGGCCAACGCCGCCGCGCGCCTGGAGAAGGCCGGCTTCCGGCAGCTCGCGGAGACCGACGCCTGGGACGGAACGACGGGCGGCAAGTACGTCATCCGCGGTGGCGCGCTCATCGCCTGGTACGTACCGGAAGGCGCCTCGGCGCACACCCCGTTCCGTATCGTCGGCGCGCACACCGACTCCCCCAACCTGCGCGTCAAGCCGCTGCCGGACACCGGCGCGCACGGCTGGCGGCAGATCGCCGTCGAGATCTACGGCGGCACCCTGCTCAACACCTGGCTCGACCGTGACCTCGGCCTGTCCGGCCGGATCACCCTGCGGGACGGCAGCGACCATCTCGTCAACGTCGACCGGCCGCTGATGCGCGTGCCTCAGCTCGCCGTCCACCTCGACCGTTCCGTCAACACCGACGGCCTCAAGCTCGACAAGCAGAAGCACATGCAGCCGGTCTGGGGCCTGAGCAACGAGGTGCAGGAGGGCGACCTGATCCGCTTCGTCGCCGACGAGGCGGGCGTCGACGCGGAGGACGTGGCCGGCTGGGACCTGATGGTCCACAGCGTCGAGGCCCCCGCCTACCTCGGCCGCGACCAGGAGCTGCTCGCCGGACCGCGCATGGACAACCTGCTGTCCGTGCACGCGGGCGTGGCCGCACTGGCAGCGGTCACCACCTCGGGAAGCCTCCCGTACATCCCGGTGCTCGCCGCCTTCGACCACGAGGAGAACGGCTCCGAGGCCGACACCGGCGCCCAGGGACCGCTGCTCGGCAATGTGCTGGAGCGCTCGGTGTTCGCCCGCGGCGGTACCTACGAGGACAAGGCCCGTGCCTTCGCCGGCACCATCTGCCTGTCCTCCGACACCGGCCACGCCGTGCACCCCAACTACGCGGAGCGGCACGACCCCACGCACCACCCGCGCGTCAACGGCGGTCCGATCCTCAAGGTCAACGTCAACCAGCGCTACGCCACCGACGGCAGCGGACGGGCCGTCTTCGCCGCCGCCTGCGAGAAGGCCGGGGTGCCCTGGCAGTCGTTCGTCTCCAACAACGCGATGCCCTGCGGCACCACCATCGGCCCGATCACCGCGGCCCGGCACGGCATCCGCACGGTCGACATCGGTGTCGCCATCCTGTCGATGCACAGCGCCCGCGAACTCTGCGGCGACCAGGACCCGTACCTCCTGGCGAACGCGCTGGCCGCCTTCCTGGAAGGCTGA
- the gcvH gene encoding glycine cleavage system protein GcvH gives MTHTPEDRRYSKDHEWVRTASDTAKVGLTDHAQRRLGDIVFVELPKAGDRFEAGEPFGSVESVKAVSEVCMPVTGTVTAVNEGLDESPESVNGDPYDDGWLIEIRADDPAQINSLLSAGQYEEYIREEAAE, from the coding sequence ATGACGCATACCCCGGAAGACCGCCGGTACAGCAAGGATCACGAGTGGGTACGGACCGCCAGCGACACCGCCAAGGTCGGCCTCACCGACCACGCCCAGCGCCGGCTCGGCGACATCGTGTTCGTGGAGCTGCCGAAGGCCGGCGACAGGTTCGAGGCCGGGGAACCCTTCGGCAGCGTGGAATCCGTCAAGGCGGTGTCCGAGGTCTGCATGCCGGTGACCGGCACGGTGACCGCCGTGAACGAAGGGCTCGACGAGTCGCCGGAAAGCGTCAACGGCGACCCGTACGACGACGGATGGCTGATCGAGATCAGGGCGGACGACCCGGCACAGATCAACAGCCTGCTCAGCGCCGGGCAGTACGAGGAGTACATCCGCGAGGAGGCGGCCGAGTAG